A region from the Agrococcus sp. SL85 genome encodes:
- a CDS encoding branched-chain amino acid ABC transporter permease, with protein MSTLLLLLITGVGLGALYFLVASGLSLIYGLMGVLNFAHGSFLTLAGFLGWEVGRRVGDGTWGGLLVGMLVGLVVGALVAAITELVFIRRLYQRHIEQVLVTVGLGLATVALFEGIWGTDPIRIAKPEWLGGTTDVLGANVPNDRWLLIGAAIVVLGLIVLFLRGTSYGLVIRAGVENRTMVTALGIDVRRAFTVVFAIGGAAAGLGGVLASVYYGQVSAHQGTSLLIYAFIVTVIGGLGSLAGAAIASVLVAVIQQLANFYLGGTGDLAVVLALAAVLLVRPRGLLGKAAAR; from the coding sequence ATGAGCACCCTGCTGCTGCTCCTCATCACGGGCGTCGGCCTCGGCGCCCTGTACTTCCTCGTCGCCTCGGGCCTCTCGCTCATCTACGGCCTCATGGGCGTGCTGAACTTCGCGCACGGCTCGTTCCTCACCCTCGCGGGCTTCCTCGGCTGGGAGGTCGGGCGCCGCGTGGGCGACGGCACCTGGGGCGGGCTGCTCGTCGGCATGCTCGTGGGCCTCGTCGTCGGCGCGCTCGTCGCCGCGATCACCGAGCTCGTCTTCATCCGTCGCCTCTACCAGCGGCACATCGAGCAGGTGCTCGTCACCGTCGGCCTCGGCCTCGCCACCGTCGCGCTCTTCGAGGGCATCTGGGGCACCGACCCCATCCGCATCGCCAAGCCGGAGTGGCTCGGCGGCACGACGGACGTCCTCGGCGCCAACGTGCCGAACGACCGCTGGCTGCTCATCGGCGCCGCGATCGTCGTGCTCGGCCTCATCGTGCTGTTCCTCCGCGGCACCTCCTACGGCCTCGTCATCCGCGCGGGCGTCGAGAACCGCACGATGGTGACCGCGCTCGGCATCGACGTGCGCCGCGCGTTCACGGTCGTCTTCGCGATCGGCGGCGCGGCCGCGGGCCTCGGCGGCGTGCTCGCCTCCGTCTACTACGGCCAGGTCTCGGCCCACCAGGGCACGTCGCTGCTCATCTACGCGTTCATCGTCACCGTCATCGGCGGCCTCGGCTCGCTCGCGGGCGCCGCCATCGCCTCGGTGCTCGTGGCCGTCATCCAGCAGCTCGCCAACTTCTACCTCGGCGGCACGGGCGACCTCGCGGTCGTGCTCGCGCTCGCGGCGGTGCTGCTCGTGCGACCTCGCGGCCTCCTCGGGAAGGCGGCGGCACGATGA
- a CDS encoding ABC transporter ATP-binding protein: MSAILQVRGLSARIAGQQVVEDVAFDVAGQGVTALLGRNGVGKSSTIKALLGILERTGEVVFDGERIDRLLTHRIVQRGIAYVPEDREVFGSLTVAENLRLAQRDGSHREVVARLFPELVERAGQQAGTLSGGQQQMVSLARALMNDNRLLLVDEPTKGLAPRIVGDVTKALRDAAERTPMLLVEQNLQVVRDLAHSVVVLSGGRVVHAGPAAEFLDSDLVHRHLGVAGAEAAA, from the coding sequence GTGAGCGCCATCCTGCAGGTGCGCGGGCTCTCCGCGCGCATCGCCGGCCAGCAGGTCGTCGAGGACGTCGCCTTCGACGTCGCGGGCCAGGGCGTCACGGCGCTGCTCGGCCGCAACGGCGTCGGCAAGTCGTCGACCATCAAGGCCCTGCTCGGCATCCTCGAGCGCACGGGCGAGGTGGTCTTCGACGGCGAGCGCATCGACCGGCTGCTGACGCACCGCATCGTGCAGCGCGGCATCGCCTACGTGCCCGAGGACCGCGAGGTCTTCGGCAGCCTCACGGTGGCCGAGAACCTCCGCCTCGCGCAGCGCGACGGCAGCCACCGCGAGGTCGTCGCCCGGCTCTTCCCCGAGCTCGTCGAGCGCGCCGGCCAGCAGGCGGGCACGCTCTCCGGCGGCCAGCAGCAGATGGTCTCGCTCGCCCGCGCGCTCATGAACGACAACCGCCTCCTGCTCGTCGACGAGCCCACGAAGGGCCTCGCGCCCCGCATCGTCGGCGACGTGACGAAGGCGCTCCGCGACGCCGCCGAGCGCACGCCCATGCTGCTCGTCGAGCAGAACCTGCAGGTCGTCCGCGACCTCGCCCACAGCGTCGTCGTGCTCTCCGGCGGCCGCGTCGTGCACGCGGGGCCCGCCGCCGAGTTCCTCGACAGCGACCTCGTGCACCGCCACCTCGGCGTCGCCGGAGCGGAGGCCGCCGCATGA
- a CDS encoding ABC transporter ATP-binding protein yields the protein MTDQPALQLDAVGLQIGGARILQDVSLEVARGEMVGVIGPNGAGKTTLFDVISGVTTPTSGRVLLAGEDVTGRGVHQRARAGLGRTFQTSSVFPGLDARENVRLAAQAKLGAATSLWRFPRRGDEATQVAERCLAEVGLDHHAGTEAGVLSHGDKRKLEIAMLIATEPELVLLDEPMAGVGSGDVAGLVEVIRRLHASGRTVLMVEHHMEVLLGLVDRVAVMHHGELLAVGSPQDVMADATVQSAYLGEAV from the coding sequence ATGACGGACCAGCCCGCGCTCCAGCTGGACGCCGTCGGCCTGCAGATCGGCGGCGCGCGCATCCTCCAGGACGTGTCCCTCGAGGTCGCGCGCGGCGAGATGGTGGGTGTGATCGGCCCGAACGGCGCGGGCAAGACCACGCTGTTCGACGTGATCTCGGGCGTCACGACCCCCACGAGCGGCCGCGTGCTGCTCGCGGGGGAGGACGTCACGGGTCGCGGCGTGCACCAGCGGGCGCGGGCCGGGCTCGGCCGCACCTTCCAGACCTCGAGCGTCTTCCCGGGCCTCGACGCGCGCGAGAACGTGCGGCTCGCGGCGCAGGCGAAGCTCGGCGCCGCGACGAGCCTGTGGCGCTTCCCGCGCCGCGGCGACGAGGCGACGCAGGTGGCCGAGCGCTGCCTCGCCGAGGTCGGCCTCGACCACCACGCCGGCACCGAGGCCGGCGTGCTCTCGCACGGCGACAAGCGCAAGCTCGAGATCGCGATGCTCATCGCGACCGAGCCCGAGCTCGTGCTGCTCGACGAGCCCATGGCGGGCGTCGGCTCCGGCGACGTCGCGGGCCTCGTCGAGGTGATCCGGCGCCTCCACGCCTCCGGCCGCACCGTGCTCATGGTCGAGCACCACATGGAGGTGCTCCTGGGCCTCGTCGACCGCGTCGCCGTCATGCACCACGGCGAGCTGCTCGCCGTCGGCAGCCCGCAGGACGTCATGGCCGACGCCACCGTGCAGTCGGCCTACCTCGGGGAGGCCGTGTGA
- a CDS encoding substrate-binding domain-containing protein — MRRTPKLVGASVVVAALALTACAPTTTAPAEGEDGSVAVSVGMLTSITGPLAAYGEAYQQGFEAGLDYATDGTGEIEGVDLTIEWVDDQGNPDTAVTQAKDLIGRGFQVIGGSAASGVALAVAEQAAQNDTLFLSGPAAADAITGINDQTFRSGRQTLQDVATAATFLDSVEGSSIVVFAQDNAFGQGNVASVESVLGAEGADVTPILVAEDATEFTPFAQQIAAASPDLVFVAWAGATTGAMWEALAQQGVLADTTVVTGLADRASYQAYGPGSGDIQFLNHYFPGATDTEAAQAMDAYLEEHGHEADLFTVDGFVGAQMLVQAVTEGEGDTAAMIAALEGWTFESVKGELTIRADDHALVQPMFQVRLVDDGGTWMPELVEIVDAEAVAPPVAGDR; from the coding sequence ATGCGCAGGACCCCGAAGCTCGTCGGCGCCAGCGTCGTCGTCGCCGCGCTCGCCCTCACCGCGTGCGCCCCGACGACCACCGCCCCCGCGGAGGGCGAGGACGGCAGCGTCGCCGTCAGCGTCGGCATGCTCACCTCCATCACCGGCCCCCTCGCCGCCTACGGCGAGGCCTACCAGCAGGGCTTCGAGGCCGGCCTCGACTACGCCACGGACGGCACGGGCGAGATCGAGGGCGTCGACCTCACGATCGAGTGGGTCGACGACCAGGGCAACCCCGACACCGCCGTCACGCAGGCCAAGGACCTCATCGGCCGCGGCTTCCAGGTGATCGGCGGCTCGGCGGCCTCGGGCGTCGCCCTCGCCGTCGCCGAGCAGGCGGCGCAGAACGACACGCTCTTCCTCTCCGGCCCCGCCGCGGCCGACGCCATCACCGGCATCAACGACCAGACCTTCCGCTCGGGCCGCCAGACGCTGCAGGACGTCGCGACCGCCGCGACCTTCCTCGACTCGGTCGAGGGCTCGAGCATCGTCGTCTTCGCGCAGGACAACGCCTTCGGCCAGGGCAACGTCGCCTCGGTCGAGTCGGTGCTCGGCGCCGAGGGCGCCGACGTGACGCCGATCCTCGTGGCCGAGGACGCGACGGAGTTCACGCCCTTCGCGCAGCAGATCGCCGCCGCCTCGCCCGACCTCGTCTTCGTCGCCTGGGCGGGCGCGACGACGGGCGCGATGTGGGAGGCGCTCGCGCAGCAGGGCGTGCTCGCCGACACCACCGTCGTCACGGGCCTCGCCGACCGCGCCTCGTACCAGGCCTACGGCCCGGGCTCCGGCGACATCCAGTTCCTCAACCACTACTTCCCGGGCGCGACCGACACCGAGGCCGCCCAGGCGATGGACGCGTACCTCGAGGAGCACGGCCACGAGGCCGACCTCTTCACCGTCGACGGCTTCGTCGGCGCGCAGATGCTCGTGCAGGCCGTCACCGAGGGCGAGGGCGACACCGCCGCCATGATCGCCGCGCTCGAGGGGTGGACGTTCGAGTCGGTGAAGGGCGAGCTGACGATCCGCGCCGACGACCACGCGCTCGTGCAGCCGATGTTCCAGGTGCGCCTCGTCGACGACGGCGGCACGTGGATGCCCGAGCTCGTCGAGATCGTCGACGCCGAGGCGGTCGCCCCGCCCGTGGCGGGCGACCGATGA
- a CDS encoding signal peptidase I, giving the protein MVVSRRGVAWLGRRVLDVLAVAGSLCILLAIGAVVLGCSIMLFATGSMAPAIPAGSAALVREVPATELRPGDVVTVDRAGALPVTHRIVEILAVEGETVTFTMQGDANAAPDPAPYAVERARVVLAAVPGVAPAIQAMQQPLVLGGVTLAGAALVTWAFWPRRERVDDEGPALEDAPADGR; this is encoded by the coding sequence GTGGTCGTGAGTCGCCGCGGCGTCGCGTGGCTCGGGCGCCGGGTGCTCGACGTGCTCGCGGTCGCCGGCTCGCTCTGCATCCTGCTCGCGATCGGCGCGGTCGTGCTCGGCTGCTCGATCATGCTGTTCGCCACGGGCTCGATGGCGCCCGCGATCCCGGCGGGCTCCGCCGCGCTCGTGCGCGAGGTGCCCGCGACCGAGCTGCGCCCGGGCGACGTCGTGACGGTCGACCGGGCTGGGGCGCTGCCGGTCACGCACCGGATCGTCGAGATCCTCGCGGTCGAGGGCGAGACCGTCACCTTCACGATGCAGGGCGACGCGAACGCCGCGCCCGATCCCGCGCCCTACGCCGTGGAGCGCGCGCGCGTCGTGCTCGCCGCCGTGCCCGGCGTCGCCCCGGCGATCCAGGCGATGCAGCAGCCGCTCGTGCTCGGGGGCGTCACGCTCGCGGGGGCCGCGCTCGTCACGTGGGCCTTCTGGCCGCGGCGCGAGCGGGTCGACGACGAGGGGCCGGCCCTCGAGGACGCCCCGGCGGACGGTCGCTGA
- a CDS encoding LPXTG cell wall anchor domain-containing protein: MIAAALAAALVASGVAATGVAVPVPAARPSSTTVVEGEVLRLESVQDRAAMASMAVGVPVAWDLGVSAGRDDGTIALALESSATPRAFRATVVACGASVAGCERGATLASGEVRDGRIALGEQRAAAAAWYRIEVVLVERAAATAALTFRAVGLGDEVASEGGAAPGPGPQAGALPQTGGAMPPWLLAAGGALLLAGALAVARRGGAEAGR, from the coding sequence GTGATCGCCGCGGCGCTCGCGGCCGCGCTCGTCGCCTCCGGCGTCGCGGCCACGGGCGTCGCCGTGCCGGTGCCGGCGGCGCGCCCGTCGAGCACGACCGTGGTCGAGGGCGAGGTGCTGCGCCTGGAGTCGGTGCAGGATCGCGCCGCGATGGCCTCGATGGCGGTGGGGGTCCCCGTCGCGTGGGACCTCGGGGTGAGCGCCGGCCGCGACGACGGCACGATCGCGCTCGCGCTCGAGTCGAGCGCGACGCCGCGCGCCTTCCGCGCGACGGTCGTCGCATGCGGCGCGAGCGTCGCGGGCTGCGAGCGCGGCGCGACGCTCGCCTCGGGCGAGGTCCGGGACGGCCGGATCGCGCTCGGCGAGCAGCGGGCCGCGGCCGCGGCCTGGTACCGCATCGAAGTCGTGCTGGTCGAGCGCGCGGCGGCGACCGCGGCGCTCACGTTCCGCGCCGTGGGCCTCGGCGACGAGGTCGCGAGCGAGGGCGGCGCCGCGCCCGGGCCGGGGCCCCAGGCGGGGGCGCTGCCGCAGACGGGCGGGGCGATGCCGCCGTGGCTCCTCGCGGCCGGCGGCGCGCTGCTGCTCGCGGGCGCCCTCGCGGTCGCGCGGCGCGGCGGGGCGGAGGCAGGGCGGTGA
- a CDS encoding SipW-dependent-type signal peptide-containing protein, whose product MATRIAVQDRTARRKVRAILAGGLVLGVGAAVTLAAWTDDEFATGIFTAGQFDLEGSTTSATAGFTDHESAEDAAELEFTVPLAGSLSPDDVVFAPFWVRLAEGTSTDATLDLAALTTAPGTPDNTANLAWEVVALAPGAACDAAGIAGGTSLGSGTTLASAPAVGGATIEPRERRPHDRAGRGGGAVLRGRRGPRPRAGRLGDRHLAGSRRPRRTEAAVAGLHRRAPDRRIRRLRVRAGLAGGLVLGLGATATLAAWTDDEHARSSVEAARFGIEGTVNGTTYAEHPVGSPATLSWTPTTPPFVPGATTYARFGVRTIAASAAGTVTFQQPTLDGVATTGAEGVADQALLGALRYSVRVVTTPTADCAAVFAGSQGTALVTSQRLDAAISPAAQPLPAAGASGQHHCMQLVLPSDAPSAAQGGAFGITWRFTGST is encoded by the coding sequence ATGGCCACCCGCATCGCCGTCCAGGACCGCACTGCTCGCAGGAAGGTCCGGGCGATCCTCGCCGGCGGGCTCGTGCTCGGCGTGGGCGCCGCGGTCACGCTCGCCGCGTGGACGGACGACGAGTTCGCGACCGGCATCTTCACGGCGGGCCAGTTCGACCTCGAGGGCTCGACCACGAGCGCGACGGCGGGCTTCACCGACCACGAGAGCGCCGAGGACGCGGCCGAGCTCGAGTTCACCGTGCCGCTCGCGGGCAGCCTCTCGCCCGACGACGTCGTCTTCGCGCCCTTCTGGGTGCGCCTGGCCGAGGGCACCTCGACCGACGCGACGCTCGACCTCGCGGCGCTCACGACGGCGCCCGGCACCCCCGACAACACCGCGAACCTCGCGTGGGAGGTCGTGGCGCTCGCGCCCGGCGCCGCGTGCGACGCCGCGGGCATCGCCGGCGGCACCTCGCTCGGCTCCGGCACGACGCTCGCCTCGGCGCCCGCGGTGGGCGGCGCCACGATCGAGCCTCGTGAACGGCGACCCCACGACCGGGCCGGGCGAGGCGGCGGCGCTGTGCTTCGAGGTCGTCGCGGGCCCCGACCTCGAGCAGGGCGGCTCGGCGACCGCCACCTGGCAGGCTCACGGCGACCTCGACGGACTGAGGCCGCCGTGGCAGGCCTCCACCGCCGCGCCCCCGACCGCCGCATCCGCAGGCTCCGCGTCCGCGCCGGGCTCGCGGGCGGCCTCGTGCTGGGCCTCGGCGCCACCGCGACGCTCGCCGCCTGGACCGACGACGAGCACGCGCGCTCGAGCGTCGAGGCCGCGCGGTTCGGCATCGAGGGCACCGTGAACGGCACGACCTACGCCGAGCACCCCGTCGGATCGCCCGCGACGCTCTCGTGGACGCCCACGACGCCGCCCTTCGTCCCGGGCGCCACGACGTACGCGCGCTTCGGCGTCCGCACGATCGCCGCCTCCGCGGCCGGCACCGTCACGTTCCAGCAGCCGACGCTCGACGGCGTCGCGACGACGGGGGCCGAGGGCGTCGCCGACCAGGCGCTGCTCGGCGCGCTGCGCTACTCGGTGCGCGTCGTCACGACCCCGACCGCCGACTGCGCCGCGGTCTTCGCCGGCAGCCAGGGCACGGCGCTCGTCACCTCGCAGCGCCTCGACGCCGCCATCTCGCCCGCCGCCCAGCCCCTCCCCGCCGCGGGCGCCTCCGGGCAGCATCACTGCATGCAGCTCGTGCTGCCGAGCGACGCCCCGAGCGCCGCGCAGGGCGGCGCCTTCGGCATCACCTGGCGCTTCACGGGGTCGACGTGA
- the glpX gene encoding class II fructose-bisphosphatase produces the protein MELVRATEAAAIRAVPFIGRGDKNAADGAAVDAMRTFLATVAFDGVIVIGEGEKDEAPMLFNGEHVGNGRGPACDIAVDPIDGTSLTAAGRQNALSVIAVADRGSMYDPIDAFYMDKLVGGPEAVGVVSLEQSMRDNIRELARAKGRDVEDIVVAVLDRPRHAELIEEIRAAGAGTRLMRDGDVAGGINASRWESRIDLCAGVGGTPEGVITACAIKALGGFMEGRLSPQSDEEHRKVAAAGHDLTRVLGLDDLVSSDNTYFVATGVTDGGLLDGVRRKGPLIRTESLVLRSKTGTARRVIAEHRAEKWLEKESTRG, from the coding sequence GTGCGGGCCACCGAGGCCGCCGCGATCCGCGCCGTGCCGTTCATCGGCCGCGGCGACAAGAACGCCGCCGACGGCGCGGCCGTCGACGCGATGCGCACCTTCCTCGCGACCGTCGCCTTCGACGGCGTCATCGTCATCGGCGAGGGCGAGAAGGACGAGGCGCCGATGCTCTTCAACGGCGAGCACGTCGGCAACGGGCGCGGCCCCGCCTGCGACATCGCGGTCGACCCCATCGACGGCACCTCGCTCACGGCCGCGGGGCGCCAGAACGCGCTCTCGGTCATCGCGGTCGCCGACCGCGGCTCGATGTACGACCCGATCGACGCGTTCTACATGGACAAGCTCGTCGGCGGCCCCGAGGCCGTGGGCGTCGTCTCGCTCGAGCAGTCGATGCGCGACAACATCCGCGAGCTCGCTCGCGCGAAGGGCCGCGACGTCGAGGACATCGTCGTCGCCGTGCTCGACCGGCCCCGCCACGCGGAGCTCATCGAGGAGATCCGCGCCGCGGGCGCCGGGACGCGCCTCATGCGCGACGGCGACGTCGCCGGCGGCATCAACGCCTCGCGCTGGGAGAGCCGCATCGACCTCTGCGCCGGCGTGGGCGGCACGCCCGAGGGCGTCATCACCGCGTGCGCGATCAAGGCGCTCGGCGGCTTCATGGAGGGCCGGCTCTCGCCGCAGTCGGACGAGGAGCACCGCAAGGTCGCCGCGGCCGGCCACGACCTCACCCGCGTGCTGGGTCTCGACGACCTCGTCTCGAGCGACAACACCTACTTCGTCGCCACGGGCGTGACCGACGGCGGCCTGCTCGACGGCGTGCGCCGCAAGGGGCCGCTCATCCGCACCGAGTCGCTCGTGCTGCGCTCCAAGACCGGCACGGCGCGCCGCGTCATCGCTGAGCACCGCGCCGAGAAGTGGCTCGAGAAGGAGTCCACGAGGGGCTGA